One genomic segment of Hydra vulgaris chromosome 14, alternate assembly HydraT2T_AEP includes these proteins:
- the LOC136090962 gene encoding protein FAM200A-like, producing the protein MFQNLNSVIGNNMLPEVLKIEILCHLDNLINEFGNYFPDANLLSSEVIISPFSCDVKNVNEEVQEEFIELKNDTTAKDHFKITPLNNFWLKMRNSYPLCSTIALKALIPFSTSYLCEAGFSAMLSIKTKKRNGLEIDADIRCALSKTKPDFQILIAGKQCQNSH; encoded by the coding sequence atgtttcaaaatttaaatagcgTAATTGGAAATAACATGCTTCCCGAAGTTTTAAAGATAGAAATACTTTGTCACCTAGATAATTTGATTAATGAATTTGGTAACTATTTTCCAGATGCGAACCTTTTGAGCAGTGAAGTGATTATATCACCATTTTCTTGTGATGTAAAAAATGTGAATGAGGAAGTACAAGAAGAATTTATAGAGTTAAAGAATGATACCACTGCTAAGGATCACTTCAAAATAACACCGTTAAATAACTTCTGGTTGAAAATGAGGAATTCATATCCATTGTGTTCAACAATTGCACTTAAAGCCCTTATTCCTTTTTCAACATCATATTTATGTGAAGCAGGGTTTTCAGCCATGTTAtctataaaaaccaaaaaaagaaatGGACTTGAAATTGATGCAGATATTAGATGTGCTCTATCAAAAACTAAACCAGATTTTCAGATATTAATTGCTGGTAAGCAGTGCCAGAATTCACATTGA
- the LOC136090963 gene encoding SCAN domain-containing protein 3-like produces MTRGSMPSMDKFYKSMSKSKKRSYSDEYMKYGFTYMLKETICYPQCVICYKVLENDSMKPSKLAIHLNKCHPDLRTKDSDFFKRKFESLKRCKLDKTGIIHQTQQNIVEASYKVSYIIAQKKKAHTLAEEVILPCIKEIVRLLFGEEAVKKIDNIPLSNTTVKRRITDILSNIKENVINEIKESPYFSIQLDESTDVSSMAQLIVFCRYIHNNKFKVEFFFSSFLETITKAADIMEIMKQFFNDNKLQWKYLLGITTDGAPAMMGCKSGLQTRIKEIAPNVVGVHCFIHRQALATKTLPGSLKTVFNQLVKFVNHIKSSAFNTRLFTKFCSDLDAEHNKLLFYTSVRWLSAGNFLERFFKLRNEVKEFLCQMKSGLVEYF; encoded by the exons ATGACCCGTGGTTCAATGCCATCTATGGACAAGTTTTATAAATCG atgtctaaaagtaaaaaaaggtcATATTCAGATGAATATATGAAATATGGTTTTACCTACATGCTAAAAGAAACCATTTGCTACCCACAGtgtgttatttgttataaagtaCTAGAAAATGACTCTATGAAACCCTCAAAGCTTGCTATTCACTTGAATAAGTGCCATCCTGATCTTCGAACAAAAGattctgattttttcaaaagaaaatttgaatcaCTGAAGAGGTGTAAGTTGGATAAAACTGGGATTATTCACCAAACTCAACAGAATATAGTAGAAGCATCTTATAAGGTTTCATATATAATAGCACAGAAGAAAAAAGCTCACACATTGGCTGAAGAAGTTATACTTCCATGTATAAAAGAAATCGTTAGATTATTATTTGGAGAAGAAGCTGTAAAGAAGATAGATAATATACCTTTATCAAATACTACAGTCAAACGAAGGATAACTGacattttatcaaatattaaagaaaatgttataaatgaaattaaagaatCACCGTATTTTTCTATTCAGTTGGATGAGTCCACAGATGTAAGTTCAATGGCACaattaattgtattttgtaGGTATATTcacaataataaattcaaagtagaattttttttctcttctttcCTTGAAACAATAACAAAAGCAGCTGATATTATGGAAATTATGAAACAGTTTTTCAATGACAATAAATTACAATGGAAATATTTGTTAGGAATTACTACTGATGGAGCTCCTGCCATGATGGGTTGTAAGTCTGGATTGCAGACTAGGATAAAAGAGATTGCTCCAAATGTAGTTGGTGTACACTGTTTTATTCATAGACAGGCTTTGGCAACCAAAACATTGCCAGGTAGTTTGAAAACTGTATTTAATCAATTGGTCAAATTTGTAAATCATATAAAATCTTCTGCTTTTAACACTcgactttttacaaaattttgttcTGACCTAGATGCTGAACACaataagttattgttttatactTCAGTGCGATGGCTTTCTGCTGGaaattttttggaaagattTTTCAAGCTTAGAAACGAAgtgaaagaatttttatgtcaaatgaAAAGTGGACTggtagaatatttttaa